In the genome of Chlamydia buteonis, the window AGAATAAGGAGAACCTGATTTCTGCAGAAGCAGCATGCAAACGAGCAAATATTTATTTTATAGGGATGCTCTATAATCCAGCTGTAAAACGCGTCAAGAGCTATAAATCTGAAGTTGCTAACCTACAGTGGTTGCAATTATGTAACCAACTATCCGATAGGTACTTTCAGTCTTTGCTGACCTATGTCATTGGTCCAGAGGGTCAAGGATAGTATTTTAAAAAAGTTAGGGAAAAGCCCTTAGGATAAAATGGAGGGCTCATTCCCTAAAATTTAATTCTTTAGAAAGAAATAGATAACGGAAGAGAAGGGATTCGAACCCCCGGTTCCTTTAAGAGAACTTCTGATTTCGAATCAGATGCATTCGACCACTCTGCCACTCTTCCTTGAGAGGACTAGTTTAGGCATTCCTCGCTAGGAAATCAAGCCCAACCATAATTTTCTCGTATTCTTAAAACGCTAAAAACAAGCTAATGTGCCTTGCTATCTTGTAATGTTGTTGGAGAAGTCCTACAGTAATCTCAAGAGCGATTTTATTGAAAATAAATGAGATAGGAATCTTTTATTATTATTTGTTTAAATAGAAATGAAATTAATTAGAATTATGGCTTTATGTATAAATAATTTAATAAAAATCGAATGATAAAAATCATATTAAAAGTACGTTGTTTGATCTAAAATGGAGTATAGACTTTTGGTTTTTTTATTTTATCATGTCGCAGCCTCTATATACTAACAGACTTATTACTGAAAAATCACCGTATTTGCTTCTTTATGCTCATACACCGGTAAACTGGTATCCTTGGTGTAGCGAGGCTTTTGACCTGGCTATGAAAGAGGATAAGCCAATTTTCCTTTCTATTGGTTGTGCACACTCTCGATGGTGTCAGGTTATGCTTCAGGAAAGCTTCAAAAATCCTGAAATTGCTGCAATACTCAACGAGCATTTTATTAATATTAAGGTAGATAAAGAAGAATTGCCTCATGTGGCGAATCTTTATTTTGATCTTGCACAAATGCTTTCGATATCAGAAGAGCATCAGAGTTCTCCTTCTTGGCCACTAAATGTATTTTTAACTCCAGATCTTCTGCCTTTTTTCTCCGCAAATTATTTGGCGGCAGAAGGGAAATTAGGGCTACCGTCGTTTTCACAGACGATAGAGAGGCTGAATTTGATGTGGGAGAATCCTGAGGAAAGAGATGTGCTTGTTCGTCAAGCTCATAAGATTCTTGAGATTGCTTCATTTATAGAGAGATGCGCAAGAAAAGAAATATTAGAAGAAGGTATCCTCCGAAAAACAGTAGAGGCAATATATCACGATATTGATCCCCATTATGGAGGAGTAAAAGCGTTTCCAAAAACCCCACCGGCTTTGTTGAGCCAGTTTCTCTTGCGTTATGGTGTAGAGTATCAAGATAATAGAAGTTTATTTTTTGTAGATCGTTCTTTGCAAATGATGGCAAAAGGAGGGATTTTCGATCATTTGGGTGGGGGATTTTATTGCTATACCATTGATGATAAATGGTTAATTCCATGTTTTGAAAAACGTCTGATCGATAACTCTTTCTTGTTATTAGATTATTTGGATGCTTGGGTATGTATGAAAAAACCTGAGTATCGTTCTATAGCTAAGCAAACGCTCCATTATATTCTTTCTGAACTCTATAATCCTGAGGTGGGAGCATTCTATACTTCAGAACATGGAGAACGTTGGGGGGATACTGAGGGAGGATACGCCACTTGGTCCGGAGAGGAAATCCGCGAAGTGCTTGGAGAAAATGCCGAGATCTTTTGTGAATACTATGGGATTTCTAGAGAGGGGTTTTGTAATGGAAGAAACATTCTTCATATTCCTTCTCATATTGATATCGAAGAGATTGCGGATAAGTATGGTTGCACAATAGAAGAATTCCATGAGATTATCGATAGGCTTAAAGAAAAATTGTTCATACATAGAAATAAGAAAGCACGGCCTTTCAAAGATGACCAATCTCTTGCCTTTCAAAATGGTTGGATGGTCTACACACTAGCGTATGCAGGGAGAATCCTCGGTGATTTTTCTTACATCGGTATTGCTAAAAAGTGTGGCGAGTTTATTTGTAAAAATTTATGCAAGCATTCCATTTTATTGCGTAGGTGGCGAGATGGCGACGCAAAATACTCAGGAGGATTGGAAGACTACGCCGGGGTGATTTTAGGAGCCATAGCTCTTTATGAAACTGGTTGTGGAGCTCAGTGGTTATTGTTAGCTGAAGATCTTATGAAAGAGGTAATTGTATCCTTCCGTTCGGAAAGTGGGGGATTTTACACCACGGATGGTAGAGACTCTGCATTACTGTTAAAACAGGAAAACCTCTCTGATGGTGAAGCCATTTCGGGAAATGCTCTTGTTTGCCAAGCTTTAATCAAATTGCATATGCTTACAGAAAAAAAACATTACCTTACCTATGCGGAAGATATCCTACAGATTGCGCAAGCTCGATGGCATACCCATAAGTTTTCTTCTTTAGGGAATCTCATGGCCGCACAAGCATATTTTTCACGTAATCATCAAAAAATCCTTATTTCTTTAGCCAATGATCATGATTGTGAGGCAATTTTATCCTGCTTAGCAGGATTGTTTCTTCCTCATATCTCTATTGTTTGGATGCGGGAAAAAGAGCGTGAATCATTAGAAGAGATTCTTCCTGAATATGAACACTGTCTGATCCCTAAGGAAGGGCAAACATCTACAGTTATTTGCTTATTAGAGTCGGGGGTAGGGAGGAAATTCTCCAACATTGAAGAGTTTCGCACCTATATGAATTCAAAATAACTCTTTACCTTCCATTTATTTGTGAGAAGATTTCTTCTCGAAGTGGTCAAAATTTGGTTAATTTCTTATAGTTAGTCCCTAGACATGTCAACCAGTAGGGAGTAGCAAATCATGAAGAACAAAACACTAAGCGTTTTCTCTTTGGTCGGTTTGGTTTGTTTACCGGGATTTTTAATAGGGCATGAAGGTTCTCTTCCTACTAAACAGCGCGAGTACCCCTACCCTAATGAAAAGATCCCTGAGGAACCCGCAGGAATAGCTATTCATGATCGTGTGTTATTTAAAATAGATGACGATACTGTTGTTACTACTTTAGATGTTATCCAGAAATTAAATCTTCTTTTTGCTTCTTCCTACCCTCAACTTATAGAGTCTTACCCTGCACGTTCGCAGTACTACACAGCTATGTGGCCGGTAGTTTTAGAATCTGTAATTGACGAATTTCTTATGGTTGCCGACGCTAAAGCTAAAAAAATCCAAGTAGACCCTACTGCAGTTAATC includes:
- a CDS encoding thioredoxin domain-containing protein; this translates as MSQPLYTNRLITEKSPYLLLYAHTPVNWYPWCSEAFDLAMKEDKPIFLSIGCAHSRWCQVMLQESFKNPEIAAILNEHFINIKVDKEELPHVANLYFDLAQMLSISEEHQSSPSWPLNVFLTPDLLPFFSANYLAAEGKLGLPSFSQTIERLNLMWENPEERDVLVRQAHKILEIASFIERCARKEILEEGILRKTVEAIYHDIDPHYGGVKAFPKTPPALLSQFLLRYGVEYQDNRSLFFVDRSLQMMAKGGIFDHLGGGFYCYTIDDKWLIPCFEKRLIDNSFLLLDYLDAWVCMKKPEYRSIAKQTLHYILSELYNPEVGAFYTSEHGERWGDTEGGYATWSGEEIREVLGENAEIFCEYYGISREGFCNGRNILHIPSHIDIEEIADKYGCTIEEFHEIIDRLKEKLFIHRNKKARPFKDDQSLAFQNGWMVYTLAYAGRILGDFSYIGIAKKCGEFICKNLCKHSILLRRWRDGDAKYSGGLEDYAGVILGAIALYETGCGAQWLLLAEDLMKEVIVSFRSESGGFYTTDGRDSALLLKQENLSDGEAISGNALVCQALIKLHMLTEKKHYLTYAEDILQIAQARWHTHKFSSLGNLMAAQAYFSRNHQKILISLANDHDCEAILSCLAGLFLPHISIVWMREKERESLEEILPEYEHCLIPKEGQTSTVICLLESGVGRKFSNIEEFRTYMNSK